From Mauremys mutica isolate MM-2020 ecotype Southern chromosome 17, ASM2049712v1, whole genome shotgun sequence, one genomic window encodes:
- the LOC123351690 gene encoding interferon-inducible GTPase 5-like isoform X2 — protein MAGVDTEELPKIPEEDMEAMNAAVGKGDLTEAAAKAKEALESIDKIPLNIAVTGESGSGKSSFVNAIRGLRDTDKGAAEMGVNERTMKTTPYPHPTYPNVIVRDLPGIGTPTFKPDTYLKQVQFSRYDFFTIISCTRFTSHDIGLAQELQRLGKKFYFVRSKVDQDLTNEKRNYDEGGKLKQSNAAMKRPLQYSESSILDAIRENCIKGLKAGQVTSPQVFLVSRWDFSKYDFPKLQGVLLDELPSLKRLALLRSLSNVSKEILEKKKQQLQTQIWLKSLASCAVAALPIPGLSTVCNIAMLMMSLKGFCRDLGLNEESLATLARQANKPIAELKAVIKSPLSEEITEDLVIKLLTKCAAGAVKFSTYVFEFVPVVGSVVSAAVSLPTTYFMLKNFLDAAADDAVRVLEVVMEGDVSNSEKQHENCSTP, from the coding sequence ATGGCTGGGGTAGATACTGAAGAGCTTCCCAAGATACCTGAAGAGGATATGGAAGCAATGAACGCTGCTGTTGGGAAAGGAGACCTCACCGAAGCAGCTGCTAAAGCGAAAGAGGCTCTGGAGAGCATTGATAAAATCCCTCTCAACATCGCTGTCACGGGGGAGTCGGGCTCTGGAAAATCGTCCTTTGTCAACGCCATCCGGGGCCTGCGGGATACAGATAAAGGTGCTGCTGAGATGGGGGTGAATGAAAGGACAATGAAGACCACTCCTTACCCACATCCTACATACCCAAATGTAATAGTCCGGGATCTGCCAGGGATCGGGACCCCAACATTTAAACCAGACACGTACCTCAAGCAGGTGCAGTTCAGCCGCTACGACTTTTTCACCATCATCTCCTGCACCCGCTTCACATCCCACGATATTGGACTCGCTCAGGAGCTCCAGAGACTGGGGAAGAAGTTTTACTTTGTGCGCTCCAAGGTGGACCAGGATTTGACAAATGAAAAACGAAACTATGACGAGGGGGGAAAACTGAAGCAGAGCAATGCTGCCATGAAAAGGCCACTTCAGTACAGTGAGAGTTCGATCCTCGATGCCATCAGAGAGAACTGCATCAAAGGCCTGAAAGCAGGACAGGTGACTTCCCCACAGGTTTTTCTTGTATCTAGATGGGACTTCAGCAAGTACGATTTTCCCAAATTGCAGGGAGTGCTATTGGATGAGCTGCCCAGTCTCAAGAGACTCGCTCTTCTACGATCCCTGTCCAATGTTTCTAAAGAAATCCTagagaagaaaaaacaacagCTGCAAACGCAGATATGGCTGAAAAGTCTGGCGTCATGTGCAGTCGCTGCTCTTCCTATACCGGGTCTCTCCACTGTTTGCAATATCGCCATGCTGATGATGTCACTGAAAGGGTTCTGCAGGGACCTGGGCCTCAATGAAGAGTCTCTCGCTACACTTGCCAGACAGGCTAACAAGCCCATTGCAGAGCTGAAGGCCGTTATAAAGTCCCCACTGAGTGAGGAAATAACAGAAGATCTTGTAATTAAGCTACTGACCAAGTGCGCAGCTGGGGCAGTGAAATTTTCTACATATGTGTTTGAATTTGTACCTGTGGTAGGTTCTGTGGTATCTGCAGCAGTTTCTCTCCCTACCACATACTTCATGTTGAAGAATTTCCTGGATGCTGCTGCTGATGATGCTGTACGAGTTCTGGAGGTGGTTATGGAGGGAGACGTTTCAAACTCAGAGAAACAGCATGAAAACTGCAGCACCCCCTGA
- the LOC123351690 gene encoding interferon-inducible GTPase 5-like isoform X1, with translation MQLPCDSSGPLPSPVRCVTVWWGQAEQCTGAAMAGVDTEELPKIPEEDMEAMNAAVGKGDLTEAAAKAKEALESIDKIPLNIAVTGESGSGKSSFVNAIRGLRDTDKGAAEMGVNERTMKTTPYPHPTYPNVIVRDLPGIGTPTFKPDTYLKQVQFSRYDFFTIISCTRFTSHDIGLAQELQRLGKKFYFVRSKVDQDLTNEKRNYDEGGKLKQSNAAMKRPLQYSESSILDAIRENCIKGLKAGQVTSPQVFLVSRWDFSKYDFPKLQGVLLDELPSLKRLALLRSLSNVSKEILEKKKQQLQTQIWLKSLASCAVAALPIPGLSTVCNIAMLMMSLKGFCRDLGLNEESLATLARQANKPIAELKAVIKSPLSEEITEDLVIKLLTKCAAGAVKFSTYVFEFVPVVGSVVSAAVSLPTTYFMLKNFLDAAADDAVRVLEVVMEGDVSNSEKQHENCSTP, from the coding sequence GCAGGCTGAGCAGTGCACTGGAGCTGCCATGGCTGGGGTAGATACTGAAGAGCTTCCCAAGATACCTGAAGAGGATATGGAAGCAATGAACGCTGCTGTTGGGAAAGGAGACCTCACCGAAGCAGCTGCTAAAGCGAAAGAGGCTCTGGAGAGCATTGATAAAATCCCTCTCAACATCGCTGTCACGGGGGAGTCGGGCTCTGGAAAATCGTCCTTTGTCAACGCCATCCGGGGCCTGCGGGATACAGATAAAGGTGCTGCTGAGATGGGGGTGAATGAAAGGACAATGAAGACCACTCCTTACCCACATCCTACATACCCAAATGTAATAGTCCGGGATCTGCCAGGGATCGGGACCCCAACATTTAAACCAGACACGTACCTCAAGCAGGTGCAGTTCAGCCGCTACGACTTTTTCACCATCATCTCCTGCACCCGCTTCACATCCCACGATATTGGACTCGCTCAGGAGCTCCAGAGACTGGGGAAGAAGTTTTACTTTGTGCGCTCCAAGGTGGACCAGGATTTGACAAATGAAAAACGAAACTATGACGAGGGGGGAAAACTGAAGCAGAGCAATGCTGCCATGAAAAGGCCACTTCAGTACAGTGAGAGTTCGATCCTCGATGCCATCAGAGAGAACTGCATCAAAGGCCTGAAAGCAGGACAGGTGACTTCCCCACAGGTTTTTCTTGTATCTAGATGGGACTTCAGCAAGTACGATTTTCCCAAATTGCAGGGAGTGCTATTGGATGAGCTGCCCAGTCTCAAGAGACTCGCTCTTCTACGATCCCTGTCCAATGTTTCTAAAGAAATCCTagagaagaaaaaacaacagCTGCAAACGCAGATATGGCTGAAAAGTCTGGCGTCATGTGCAGTCGCTGCTCTTCCTATACCGGGTCTCTCCACTGTTTGCAATATCGCCATGCTGATGATGTCACTGAAAGGGTTCTGCAGGGACCTGGGCCTCAATGAAGAGTCTCTCGCTACACTTGCCAGACAGGCTAACAAGCCCATTGCAGAGCTGAAGGCCGTTATAAAGTCCCCACTGAGTGAGGAAATAACAGAAGATCTTGTAATTAAGCTACTGACCAAGTGCGCAGCTGGGGCAGTGAAATTTTCTACATATGTGTTTGAATTTGTACCTGTGGTAGGTTCTGTGGTATCTGCAGCAGTTTCTCTCCCTACCACATACTTCATGTTGAAGAATTTCCTGGATGCTGCTGCTGATGATGCTGTACGAGTTCTGGAGGTGGTTATGGAGGGAGACGTTTCAAACTCAGAGAAACAGCATGAAAACTGCAGCACCCCCTGA